A DNA window from Mycolicibacter terrae contains the following coding sequences:
- a CDS encoding ABC transporter ATP-binding protein — MMISSRDEFSGPHGAPAVAIEHLRVVRGKRPVLHDLSVRIAPGAITGLLGPSGCGKTTLMRCIVGTQVITAGRVDVLGSPAGSAPLRHRVGYMPQQPTIYDDLRVIDNVRYFAALAGVDTQAADEAVHAVDLQRHRADYCANLSGGQRARVSLACALVGRPDLLVLDEPTIGLDPVLRAELWHQFQTLARRGTTLLVSSHVMDEAEHCGDLLLMREGRLLARTSPRRLREETGCTSMEEAFLSVIRRTTAPRAG, encoded by the coding sequence ATGATGATTTCATCGCGTGATGAATTCTCCGGGCCTCACGGCGCCCCCGCCGTGGCCATCGAGCACCTCCGGGTGGTCCGCGGCAAGCGGCCGGTGCTGCACGATCTGTCGGTGCGGATCGCCCCCGGTGCCATCACCGGCCTGCTCGGGCCGTCGGGCTGCGGAAAGACCACCCTGATGCGCTGCATCGTGGGCACCCAGGTCATCACCGCCGGACGCGTCGATGTGCTGGGCAGCCCGGCCGGCTCGGCGCCGCTGCGCCACCGGGTCGGTTACATGCCTCAGCAGCCGACGATCTACGACGACCTGCGGGTGATCGACAACGTGCGGTACTTCGCGGCCCTGGCGGGCGTCGACACCCAGGCCGCTGACGAGGCGGTCCACGCGGTGGATCTGCAGCGCCACCGCGCCGACTACTGCGCCAACCTGTCCGGGGGGCAGCGCGCTCGGGTCTCACTGGCCTGCGCGCTGGTCGGCCGGCCGGACCTGCTGGTGCTCGACGAACCGACGATCGGCCTGGACCCGGTGCTGCGCGCGGAGCTCTGGCACCAGTTTCAGACACTGGCCCGGCGCGGCACGACGCTGCTGGTGTCCAGCCACGTGATGGACGAGGCCGAGCACTGCGGCGATCTATTGCTGATGCGCGAGGGCAGGCTGCTGGCGCGCACCTCGCCGAGACGACTGCGAGAGGAGACCGGATGTACGTCGATGGAGGAAGCGTTCCTGTCCGTCATCCGGCGCACCACCGCGCCCCGGGCCGGCTGA
- a CDS encoding Trm112 family protein, translated as MIDPDLLAILVCPSDRGPLLLVERSGDRVLYNPRMRRAYRIEDGIPVLLVDEAATIGDDEHARLIAQAPPADRR; from the coding sequence GTGATCGACCCCGACCTGTTGGCCATTCTGGTCTGCCCTTCCGACCGCGGGCCGCTGCTGCTGGTGGAGCGCTCCGGGGACCGGGTGCTCTACAACCCGCGCATGCGCCGCGCCTATCGCATCGAGGACGGCATTCCGGTGCTGCTGGTCGACGAGGCCGCCACCATCGGCGACGACGAGCACGCCCGCCTCATCGCCCAGGCCCCTCCGGCAGATCGCCGGTGA
- a CDS encoding M15 family metallopeptidase has translation MAIAVCGLLPQCTGAPPPAASPATPPPSADAQPAPAAVTAVSAADLGVSWRPGCPVTPAQLRRVTVTHLGFDARPHRGELIVHQDLVPQVVAIFERLYQLDYPIEKMRSVTNYRGGDDELSMEDNNTSAFNCRRIPGSGNWAQHAYGRAIDINPLLNPSVDRGRFEPKNAAVYLDRHRIEPGLLHPGDPAVRVFTDAGWRWGGNWKSPVDYQHFERR, from the coding sequence ATGGCGATCGCGGTGTGCGGGCTGTTGCCGCAATGCACCGGTGCGCCGCCGCCGGCCGCTTCGCCTGCGACGCCCCCGCCATCCGCCGACGCCCAACCGGCACCCGCAGCCGTCACCGCCGTCAGCGCCGCCGACCTCGGGGTCAGCTGGCGCCCCGGCTGCCCGGTCACCCCGGCGCAGCTGCGGCGGGTCACCGTGACCCACCTCGGCTTCGACGCCCGACCGCACCGCGGCGAGCTGATCGTGCATCAGGACCTGGTTCCGCAGGTCGTCGCGATATTCGAGCGGCTCTACCAGCTGGACTACCCGATCGAGAAGATGCGGTCGGTCACGAACTACCGCGGAGGCGACGATGAACTGTCGATGGAGGACAACAACACCTCGGCATTCAACTGCCGGCGGATCCCGGGTTCGGGCAACTGGGCCCAGCACGCCTACGGCCGTGCCATCGACATCAACCCGCTGCTGAATCCGTCGGTCGATCGCGGCAGGTTCGAGCCCAAGAACGCCGCGGTCTATCTGGATCGCCACCGCATCGAACCGGGACTGCTGCACCCCGGAGACCCCGCGGTGCGCGTCTTCACCGACGCCGGCTGGCGCTGGGGCGGCAATTGGAAGTCGCCGGTGGACTACCAGCACTTCGAGCGGCGCTGA
- a CDS encoding acyl-CoA synthetase, which produces MATAQNGLEVLRWGGLETGTVPSPFQIVESTPMYKLRRYFPPDNRPGQPQPGPPVLLVHPMMMSANMWDVTREDGAVGILHAAGVDPWVIDFGSPDEVEGGMRRNLADHIVGLSQAIDTVAETAGRDVHLAGYSQGGMFAYQAGAYRHSKSIASIIAFGSPVDTLAALPMGVPPNIASGVAGFMADHVFNRLDISGWQARLGFQMMDPLKTAKARMDFLRQLHDREALLPREAQRRFLESEGWIAWSGPAISELLKQFIAHNRMMTGGFAINGQLVTLTDITCPVLAFVGEVDDIGQPVAVRGIRRAAPNAKVFEYLLRAGHFGLVVGSKAAELTWPTVADWVLWQEGQGPQPAGVALMADQTSERTKGGVAMTSRVAHGLGEAGGVALTLARGAADALVAAQKSMRTMAVETARTLPRLARLGQINDHTRISLGRIIDEQAAESPDGEFLLFDGRVHTYEAVNKRIDNVVRGLIDVGVRQGVHVGVLMATRPSAMVAIAALSRLGAVAVLMPPDGDLVAAARLGGISEIISGPGNLDNAIAAARELDCKVLVLGGGETRDLGLPDDVDVVDMEQIDPDAVELPGWYRPNPGFARDLAFVAFGTMAGELVAKQITNYRWALSAFGTASTAALGANDTLYCLTPLHHESGLLVSLGGAVVGGARIALSRGLNPDRFVAEVRQYGVSVVSYTWAMLREVIDDPNFVLQGNHPVRLFIGSGMPVGLWNRVTEAFAPAHVVEFFATTDGQAVLANVSGVKVGSKGRPLPGAVEVELAAYDPENDLILEGDRGFVRIAETDEVGVLLAKPRGPIDPSASVKRGVFAPADTWISTEYLFRRDADGDYWLAGGRGSSVHTDRGTAYPVLITDALGTVNGVDLAVTYRVPAGSPGAADLVVSALTVRPGATITAADLSEAVAAMPVGAGPDVIHVVPDLPLSAVYRPTLGALRETGLPKAGRNSWYFDAAGQHFKRLTAAVRAELAGGHK; this is translated from the coding sequence ATGGCCACCGCGCAGAACGGCCTGGAGGTGCTGCGCTGGGGCGGTCTGGAGACCGGCACCGTGCCGTCGCCGTTCCAGATCGTCGAGAGCACCCCGATGTACAAGCTGCGGCGCTATTTTCCCCCCGACAATCGGCCCGGCCAGCCGCAGCCCGGGCCGCCGGTGCTCTTGGTGCACCCGATGATGATGTCGGCGAACATGTGGGACGTCACCCGCGAGGACGGCGCGGTCGGCATTCTGCACGCGGCCGGGGTGGATCCCTGGGTGATCGATTTCGGCTCACCCGACGAGGTCGAGGGCGGCATGCGCCGCAATCTGGCCGACCACATCGTCGGGCTCAGCCAGGCCATCGACACCGTCGCGGAGACCGCCGGGCGTGACGTGCACCTGGCCGGCTACTCCCAGGGCGGCATGTTCGCCTATCAGGCCGGCGCCTACCGGCATTCGAAGAGCATCGCGTCCATCATCGCGTTCGGCTCCCCGGTGGACACCCTGGCCGCGCTGCCGATGGGAGTGCCGCCCAATATCGCTTCCGGGGTCGCGGGTTTCATGGCCGACCACGTCTTCAACCGGCTGGACATCTCCGGGTGGCAGGCGCGCCTCGGCTTCCAGATGATGGACCCGCTCAAGACCGCCAAGGCGCGGATGGACTTCCTGCGCCAACTGCACGACCGGGAGGCCCTGCTGCCGCGCGAGGCGCAGCGGCGCTTCCTGGAGTCGGAGGGCTGGATCGCCTGGTCGGGTCCGGCGATCTCGGAACTGCTCAAGCAGTTCATCGCCCACAACCGGATGATGACCGGTGGCTTCGCGATCAACGGGCAACTGGTCACCCTGACCGACATCACCTGCCCGGTGCTGGCCTTCGTCGGCGAGGTCGACGATATCGGTCAGCCGGTTGCGGTCCGCGGTATCCGCCGCGCCGCTCCCAACGCGAAGGTCTTCGAATACCTGCTGCGGGCCGGGCATTTCGGTCTGGTGGTGGGGTCCAAAGCCGCCGAACTGACCTGGCCGACGGTCGCCGACTGGGTGCTGTGGCAAGAGGGCCAGGGTCCGCAGCCTGCCGGCGTGGCGCTGATGGCCGATCAGACCTCCGAACGCACCAAGGGCGGCGTGGCGATGACGTCGCGGGTCGCGCACGGGCTGGGGGAGGCCGGCGGTGTCGCGCTCACGCTGGCCCGCGGGGCCGCCGACGCCTTGGTGGCGGCGCAGAAATCGATGCGGACCATGGCGGTCGAGACGGCCCGCACCCTGCCCCGATTGGCCAGGCTCGGCCAGATCAACGACCACACCCGAATCTCACTGGGCCGCATCATCGATGAACAGGCCGCCGAGTCACCTGACGGCGAGTTCCTGCTGTTCGACGGGCGGGTGCACACCTATGAGGCGGTCAACAAACGTATCGACAACGTGGTGCGCGGGCTGATCGACGTCGGGGTGCGCCAAGGCGTCCATGTCGGTGTGCTGATGGCCACCCGGCCCAGCGCCATGGTTGCGATTGCGGCGCTGTCTCGACTGGGAGCGGTCGCCGTACTGATGCCGCCCGACGGCGATCTGGTCGCGGCCGCGCGCCTCGGCGGCATCTCCGAGATCATCAGCGGCCCGGGCAATTTGGACAATGCCATCGCGGCTGCCCGGGAACTGGACTGCAAGGTGCTGGTGCTCGGCGGTGGTGAGACGCGTGATCTGGGCCTGCCCGACGACGTCGACGTCGTCGACATGGAGCAGATCGACCCTGACGCCGTCGAGCTGCCCGGCTGGTACCGGCCCAACCCGGGATTCGCCCGCGACCTGGCCTTCGTCGCCTTCGGCACGATGGCCGGCGAGCTGGTGGCCAAGCAGATCACCAACTACCGCTGGGCGCTCTCGGCGTTCGGCACCGCCTCGACGGCCGCGCTGGGGGCCAACGACACGCTGTACTGCCTGACGCCGCTGCACCATGAGTCCGGGCTGCTGGTCAGCCTGGGCGGCGCCGTGGTGGGCGGGGCGCGCATCGCGCTGTCGCGTGGCCTGAACCCGGACCGGTTCGTCGCCGAGGTCCGCCAGTACGGGGTCAGCGTGGTGTCCTACACCTGGGCGATGCTGCGTGAGGTCATCGACGACCCGAACTTCGTGCTGCAGGGCAACCACCCGGTGCGGCTGTTCATCGGCTCCGGTATGCCGGTCGGTCTGTGGAACCGGGTCACCGAGGCGTTCGCGCCGGCCCACGTGGTCGAGTTCTTCGCCACCACCGACGGCCAGGCGGTGTTGGCCAACGTCTCCGGCGTCAAGGTCGGCAGCAAGGGGCGCCCGCTGCCCGGCGCGGTCGAGGTGGAGCTGGCCGCCTACGACCCCGAAAACGACCTGATCCTGGAAGGTGACCGTGGCTTCGTGCGCATCGCCGAGACCGACGAGGTCGGCGTGCTGTTGGCCAAGCCGCGCGGCCCGATCGACCCGTCGGCTTCGGTCAAACGGGGGGTGTTCGCCCCGGCCGACACCTGGATCTCCACCGAATACCTGTTCCGGCGCGACGCCGACGGCGACTACTGGCTGGCCGGTGGGCGCGGGTCGAGCGTGCACACCGACCGGGGGACGGCCTATCCGGTGTTGATCACCGACGCCCTGGGCACCGTCAACGGCGTGGATCTGGCGGTGACCTATCGGGTGCCGGCCGGCTCGCCCGGAGCTGCGGACCTGGTGGTGTCGGCGTTGACGGTGCGCCCGGGTGCGACGATCACCGCCGCGGACCTCAGTGAGGCGGTGGCCGCGATGCCCGTCGGCGCCGGGCCCGATGTCATCCATGTCGTGCCGGATCTGCCGCTGAGCGCCGTCTACCGCCCGACGCTGGGTGCGCTGCGCGAGACCGGACTGCCCAAGGCGGGCCGGAACTCCTGGTACTTCGATGCTGCCGGTCAGCATTTCAAGCGGCTGACCGCCGCGGTGCGCGCCGAACTGGCCGGGGGCCACAAGTGA
- a CDS encoding ABC transporter permease — MYVDGGSVPVRHPAHHRAPGRLTGTLQLRPFLATTQRILRQLAGDHRSVAMVLLLPSLVITLMYFMFGNAVHPPGTPSPFNVACLILLGLFPLFLMFVITAITMQRERASGTLERILTTPLRRLDLLAAYGTAFSIAAAAQAVLACVVAFWLLGFETVGSPAWVFVIAIVNAVLGVGLGLLCSAFARTEFQAVQFIPLVMVPQLLLAGIIVPRAAMPEWLQWISNALPASYALEALQQVGTHPELTGVAVRDIIIVLAFAVAALALAAVTLRRRTA, encoded by the coding sequence ATGTACGTCGATGGAGGAAGCGTTCCTGTCCGTCATCCGGCGCACCACCGCGCCCCGGGCCGGCTGACCGGAACGCTGCAGCTGCGGCCGTTCCTGGCGACCACGCAACGGATCCTGCGGCAACTGGCCGGGGACCACCGAAGTGTCGCGATGGTGCTGCTGCTGCCCAGCCTGGTCATCACCCTGATGTATTTCATGTTCGGCAACGCCGTGCACCCGCCGGGTACGCCGTCGCCGTTCAACGTCGCCTGCCTGATCCTGCTGGGACTGTTCCCGCTGTTCTTGATGTTCGTCATCACCGCGATCACGATGCAGCGCGAACGCGCGTCGGGAACACTGGAGCGCATCTTGACCACCCCGCTGCGCCGGCTCGACCTGCTGGCCGCCTACGGGACGGCGTTCTCGATCGCCGCGGCCGCCCAGGCCGTGCTGGCCTGCGTGGTCGCGTTCTGGTTACTGGGCTTCGAGACCGTGGGCAGCCCAGCGTGGGTGTTCGTGATCGCGATCGTCAACGCCGTGCTCGGCGTCGGTCTGGGCCTGTTGTGCAGTGCCTTCGCCCGCACCGAATTCCAAGCCGTGCAGTTCATTCCGCTCGTCATGGTGCCGCAACTGCTGCTGGCCGGAATCATCGTGCCGCGCGCGGCGATGCCCGAGTGGCTGCAGTGGATCAGCAACGCGTTGCCGGCCAGTTATGCACTCGAAGCGCTTCAGCAGGTGGGCACCCATCCGGAGCTGACCGGGGTGGCGGTGCGCGACATCATCATCGTGCTGGCGTTCGCGGTCGCCGCGCTGGCCCTGGCGGCGGTGACGCTGCGGCGACGGACGGCGTGA
- a CDS encoding TetR/AcrR family transcriptional regulator — protein sequence MMSAEMTNRRPGRPSGASGSRERILASARELFARNGFGNTSIRAVAADAGVDAALVHHYFGTKQQLFAAATELPIDPMVVLGPLRETPVDQLGRTLPELLLPLWDSQSGTGLIAAMRSMLTGTEVPLARSFFRDIVVAELAHRIDEPDGTGVLRAEFAASQLMGIVVARYIVGLEPLASLPAEQIVDMVAPTLQRYFTGDLPEGPGR from the coding sequence GTGATGTCCGCCGAAATGACCAACCGGAGGCCGGGCCGTCCATCCGGTGCCTCCGGCAGCCGGGAGAGGATTCTGGCGTCCGCACGGGAGCTGTTTGCCCGCAACGGATTCGGGAACACCTCGATCCGGGCGGTGGCCGCCGATGCGGGCGTCGACGCCGCGCTGGTGCACCACTACTTCGGTACCAAACAGCAGCTGTTCGCCGCCGCCACCGAGCTGCCGATCGATCCGATGGTCGTGCTGGGACCGTTGCGGGAAACCCCTGTCGATCAGCTCGGCCGCACCCTCCCGGAGCTGCTGTTGCCACTGTGGGATTCGCAGTCCGGCACCGGATTGATCGCGGCCATGCGCTCGATGCTCACCGGAACCGAAGTGCCGCTGGCTCGTTCGTTCTTCCGCGACATCGTCGTCGCAGAACTGGCCCACCGCATCGACGAACCGGACGGAACCGGCGTCCTGCGTGCCGAGTTCGCCGCGAGCCAACTGATGGGCATCGTGGTAGCCCGCTACATCGTCGGCCTGGAACCACTGGCCTCACTGCCTGCCGAGCAGATCGTGGACATGGTCGCCCCGACCCTGCAGCGCTATTTCACCGGCGATCTGCCGGAGGGGCCTGGGCGATGA
- a CDS encoding ABC-F family ATP-binding cassette domain-containing protein: protein MAHLLGAEALHLQYPTGVVLDSVTLGVNDGARIGIVGRNGDGKSSLLRLLAGAMTPDSGRVTRRTGLRVALLDQADTLDPDRTLGATLVGDQADHEWASSPRIRDVVEGLVSDIAWDATVSELSGGQRRRVQLAALLIGEWDVIALDEPTNHLDVEGITWLAGHLQQRWARNSGGLLVVTHDRWFLDEVATTTWEVHDRIVEPFQGGYAAYVLQRVERDRMAAASEARRQNVLRKELAWLRRGAPARTSKPKFRIEAANALIADVPPLRNEVELVKLATARLGKDVIDLLDVSVSFDGREVLRDIEWRIGPGERTGIVGANGAGKSTLLGLIAGTVTPDSGRVKRGKTVRLGMLDQQSGELASLAADRVADVLGRLRNDYQVDGREMTPAQLLERLGFGSAQLSARVGELSGGQRRRLQLMLTLLAEPNVLVLDEPTNDVDTDMLTATEDLLDSWPGTLIVVSHDRYLLERVTDQQYAILDGRLRHLPGGVDEYLRLAAAARRVPVSRPAPAASGALSGAELRAAQKDLTAVERRLARLAEQIEAKHHELAAFDHSDHVGLAKLTRELRALEDEVTEQEGRWLELSEIVE, encoded by the coding sequence GTGGCACACCTGCTCGGAGCCGAGGCCCTTCACCTGCAGTACCCCACCGGCGTGGTGCTCGACTCGGTCACCCTCGGGGTGAATGACGGCGCCCGCATCGGCATCGTGGGTCGCAACGGCGACGGCAAATCCTCTCTGCTGCGGTTGCTCGCCGGTGCCATGACGCCGGACTCCGGCCGGGTCACCCGCCGCACCGGCCTGCGGGTCGCGTTGCTGGACCAGGCCGACACCCTCGACCCCGACCGCACCCTCGGGGCGACGTTGGTCGGCGACCAGGCCGACCACGAGTGGGCGTCCAGCCCGCGTATTCGTGATGTGGTCGAGGGACTGGTGTCCGACATCGCCTGGGATGCGACCGTCTCGGAGCTGTCCGGCGGGCAGCGCCGGCGGGTACAGCTGGCCGCGCTGCTGATCGGCGAATGGGACGTGATCGCCCTCGACGAGCCCACCAACCACCTCGACGTGGAGGGGATCACCTGGCTGGCCGGCCACCTGCAGCAGCGGTGGGCCCGCAACAGCGGCGGCCTGCTGGTGGTCACCCACGACCGCTGGTTCCTCGACGAGGTGGCCACCACCACGTGGGAGGTGCACGACCGCATCGTCGAGCCCTTCCAGGGCGGCTATGCGGCCTACGTCCTGCAACGGGTGGAACGCGACCGGATGGCCGCGGCCAGTGAAGCCAGGCGGCAGAACGTCTTACGCAAAGAGCTGGCCTGGCTGCGTCGGGGCGCGCCGGCGCGTACCTCCAAGCCGAAGTTCCGCATCGAGGCGGCCAACGCGCTGATCGCCGATGTTCCGCCGCTGCGCAACGAGGTCGAGCTTGTGAAGCTGGCGACGGCGCGGCTGGGCAAGGACGTCATCGACCTGCTCGACGTTTCGGTCTCATTCGACGGCCGGGAGGTGCTGCGCGACATCGAGTGGCGGATCGGTCCCGGGGAGCGCACCGGGATCGTCGGCGCCAACGGCGCCGGGAAGTCCACCCTGCTCGGGCTGATCGCCGGCACCGTGACGCCCGACAGCGGACGGGTCAAGCGCGGCAAGACGGTGCGGCTGGGCATGCTCGATCAGCAGTCCGGGGAGCTGGCGTCGCTCGCCGCGGACCGGGTAGCCGACGTGCTGGGCCGGCTGCGCAACGACTACCAGGTCGACGGCCGCGAGATGACCCCGGCTCAACTGCTGGAACGGCTCGGGTTCGGCAGCGCGCAACTGTCGGCGCGGGTCGGTGAGCTCTCCGGCGGGCAGCGCCGCCGGCTGCAGTTGATGCTCACCCTGCTGGCCGAGCCGAATGTGCTGGTGCTCGACGAGCCGACCAACGACGTCGACACCGACATGCTGACCGCCACCGAGGACCTGCTGGACTCCTGGCCGGGCACGCTGATCGTCGTCTCCCACGACCGGTATCTGCTGGAGCGCGTCACCGATCAGCAGTACGCGATCCTGGACGGCCGCCTGCGGCATCTGCCCGGTGGTGTCGACGAGTACCTGCGGCTGGCCGCAGCTGCACGCCGGGTGCCGGTGTCGCGACCGGCGCCGGCTGCTTCGGGGGCACTGTCGGGAGCGGAATTGCGTGCCGCACAGAAAGATCTGACCGCCGTCGAGCGCCGGCTGGCACGGCTGGCCGAACAGATCGAGGCCAAGCATCACGAGCTGGCCGCTTTTGACCACTCCGATCACGTGGGGCTGGCGAAGCTCACCCGGGAGTTGCGTGCTCTGGAGGACGAGGTGACCGAGCAGGAGGGCCGCTGGCTGGAGCTCTCGGAGATCGTCGAATAG